TCCTTGGCCAGCCACCAAAGACGAGTTAGTTGATTACGCTATCAGAACTGGTGCACCGCTTGAAGTTGTTGAAAACTTGCAAGCAATTGAAGACGAAGATGATTCTTACGAGTCTATTCAAGAAATATGGTCGGACTATCCAACGGATGAAGATTTCCTATGGAATGAAGATGAATATTAAAAAATCTAAAGTCTCGTAATGAGACTTTTTTTTTGGTTTTTATTCACCTTTTTATATAAAAATTAACTGTCTATAATACACAGATTCTTATATTTGTGTAAAGTATTGACTATGAATAAAATCGAAGTTTTTGGTTTGATAAGTATAACCGTAGGTCTATTGTCAATTTACTTTTTTGACAATAATGGCATCAATTTTATTTCTGGTTTATTAATTGGATTAGGTCTTGGTCTTAGCTTTTCTAGGCTGATTAAATCTAAAAAAATTAATTAATAGCATAAAAATTACAATAAAAAACACATCAAAATATTGATTTAATTCAATATAAAAAAGAAACATATGAGTATTTTAAATTCAGTCCTTAAAGTCTTTGTGGGCGATAAAAAGAAAAAAGACTTAAAAGAATTACAACCTATAGTAACTAACGTTAGGGCTTTTGAAAGCCAAATGGAAAAACTTTCTATTGACGAAATTAGGGGTAAGACTTTAGAATTTAAACAAAAAATAAAGGAGGCTCGAAAACCCTTTGATGATAAAATAGCAGAATTAAATATTGAGATTGAGACCGCGAATATTGATCGCAAAGAAGAAATCTATAAACAAATTGATTTACTAAATGAAGATGCTTATCAAGCTTCTGAAGGTGTTTTGTTAGATGTTCAAGCTGAGGCATTTGCTGTTATTAAAGAGACGGCAAAGCGTTTGGTAAACAACACAACA
The nucleotide sequence above comes from Aureibaculum algae. Encoded proteins:
- a CDS encoding DUF2795 domain-containing protein is translated as MYWTLELASYLSDAPWPATKDELVDYAIRTGAPLEVVENLQAIEDEDDSYESIQEIWSDYPTDEDFLWNEDEY